In Pseudomonadales bacterium, a single window of DNA contains:
- a CDS encoding PAS domain S-box protein, producing the protein MAKFSYDFDHKAAIFIAALVGIVAAIVVVVVWQLLNDRARERIDSVIDYSGRVAELLINEDINNRILSLDRLAQRWNAAGGTPRPVWEADAAGYLEDMPGFQAIEWADADLRIRWVLPFTGSTAERSLFKGQPESVRLALKVARERREMTLSKPFELPEGGVAIAAFTPVERDQKFDGVIVGVLHLEAWLGDVFARLKHMEHNVYVFVEGREVYRNDPARRSIDSDWTSRHDFRVRGMSWSTVVTPTKEFVSAVHAHASTLNLIVGLLISALIAAVVYLAITSRLRGQQLQSTAGQLASLLQNLPGMAYRCVNQPDWPMGFVSEGCERLSGHSRSDFQEQRVLWGELIHPQDSDRVWRSVQQSVEANKTVDIEYRITTKNKEERWVWERGRIVPSEHNHGVCLEGLIIDISDRKRAEIALLEARKFSEAVIETAAEAVITTDVEGEVETINRASQQMFGYPLAELKGKTFHLLITPECWEKFDQYIRAHTQEETSEKRIGNGIEVSARRKNGLIFPIHLSISNVRFNPVQKFVVLIRDISKQRAAEIEARQHREHLAHVDRLNMLGEMAAGIAHEINQPLTTISLFAQTGARLYESKKYDRIPEIFDKLSQHALRAGAVIERMQTMAQQRESTKEMVDCNLLVDEIVKLAQAEAHIRGVGISVETASGLPKVAVDVVQIQQVVLNLLRNGMEAMQEINYRGGNTIRLQTRLVDSGDIEVVVIDSGCGVSEEAAKNMFTPFATTKKSGLGLGLSICRAIIAAHGGQLVFHNNPLGGATFLFTLPVVGSGDQDG; encoded by the coding sequence TTGGCAAAATTTAGTTATGATTTCGACCATAAAGCAGCAATATTCATTGCGGCACTGGTCGGTATTGTTGCTGCGATTGTCGTTGTGGTGGTGTGGCAACTACTTAATGATCGTGCTCGTGAGCGGATTGATTCAGTCATAGACTATTCCGGACGTGTCGCTGAGCTGCTCATTAATGAAGATATTAATAATCGAATTTTAAGCCTGGATCGGCTCGCACAGCGTTGGAACGCTGCCGGGGGCACGCCGCGTCCTGTCTGGGAAGCGGATGCGGCAGGCTATCTGGAAGACATGCCGGGGTTTCAAGCGATTGAGTGGGCGGACGCCGACTTGCGCATACGTTGGGTTCTCCCTTTCACCGGGTCAACAGCAGAGCGGAGCCTTTTTAAAGGCCAACCGGAATCAGTGCGGTTGGCGTTGAAGGTAGCGCGCGAGCGTCGCGAGATGACCCTGTCTAAACCCTTTGAACTTCCGGAGGGCGGCGTTGCCATTGCGGCATTTACGCCGGTGGAGCGCGACCAGAAATTTGATGGCGTTATCGTTGGCGTATTGCATTTAGAAGCTTGGCTGGGTGATGTCTTCGCACGGCTGAAACACATGGAGCACAATGTGTATGTGTTCGTGGAGGGGCGTGAGGTGTATCGCAACGATCCTGCGCGGCGCTCAATTGATAGTGATTGGACGTCGCGTCACGATTTCAGAGTTCGCGGCATGAGCTGGAGCACGGTAGTGACGCCGACCAAGGAGTTTGTCTCCGCCGTTCACGCGCATGCATCGACATTGAATCTCATCGTTGGTTTGCTGATTAGTGCGCTTATAGCTGCCGTGGTCTATTTGGCGATAACGTCCAGGTTACGCGGGCAACAGCTTCAGAGCACCGCCGGCCAACTTGCCTCATTGCTTCAAAACTTGCCGGGTATGGCATATCGCTGTGTCAATCAGCCGGACTGGCCGATGGGGTTTGTTAGTGAGGGGTGTGAGCGGTTGTCGGGGCATTCGCGCAGCGATTTCCAGGAGCAGCGCGTGTTATGGGGCGAACTAATACATCCTCAAGACAGCGACCGCGTTTGGCGTTCAGTACAGCAATCCGTCGAGGCCAACAAAACAGTCGATATCGAATATCGCATCACCACAAAAAATAAAGAGGAGCGCTGGGTATGGGAGCGGGGGCGAATTGTCCCTTCGGAGCACAATCATGGGGTCTGCCTGGAGGGTTTGATTATCGATATTAGCGACCGAAAGCGCGCAGAAATTGCGTTGCTCGAGGCTCGCAAATTCTCTGAAGCGGTGATAGAAACCGCTGCCGAAGCGGTGATAACGACCGATGTTGAAGGCGAGGTGGAGACCATTAATCGAGCATCGCAGCAGATGTTTGGCTATCCGTTGGCGGAGCTTAAAGGGAAAACTTTCCACCTATTGATAACGCCAGAGTGCTGGGAAAAGTTTGATCAATATATCCGAGCACACACTCAGGAGGAAACGAGTGAGAAGAGGATAGGGAATGGCATTGAAGTTAGTGCGCGGCGAAAGAACGGTTTGATTTTTCCGATTCATCTATCCATCAGTAATGTGCGTTTCAACCCGGTTCAAAAATTTGTTGTCCTGATCAGAGATATTTCAAAGCAACGTGCCGCTGAAATTGAAGCCCGCCAGCACCGGGAGCATTTAGCCCATGTTGATCGTCTGAATATGCTCGGTGAAATGGCGGCGGGCATTGCCCATGAAATCAATCAGCCATTGACCACGATTTCGTTATTCGCGCAAACCGGGGCGCGGCTATACGAAAGTAAGAAATATGACCGTATTCCAGAAATTTTCGATAAGCTGAGTCAACACGCGCTGCGTGCCGGTGCAGTGATTGAGCGCATGCAAACAATGGCGCAACAGCGGGAAAGCACCAAAGAGATGGTCGATTGCAATCTGTTGGTGGATGAAATCGTTAAGCTGGCACAGGCGGAGGCGCATATTCGAGGCGTCGGTATTAGCGTTGAAACGGCTAGCGGGTTACCGAAGGTTGCCGTCGATGTTGTCCAGATACAGCAGGTCGTGCTCAATTTGCTACGCAATGGAATGGAGGCAATGCAAGAAATCAATTATCGTGGTGGCAACACGATTCGTTTGCAAACACGGCTGGTCGATAGCGGCGATATCGAAGTGGTTGTTATCGACAGCGGTTGCGGCGTTTCAGAAGAGGCCGCTAAGAATATGTTCACACCATTTGCGACGACTAAAAAATCTGGATTGGGCCTGGGATTATCTATCTGTCGTGCTATCATTGCGGCGCATGGAGGACAATTGGTCTTTCATAATAATCCACTCGGCGGTGCAACATTTCTTTTTACATTACCTGTCGTAGGGAGCGGAGATCAGGATGGATGA
- a CDS encoding dihydrolipoyl dehydrogenase, which yields MTRRTKVLILGAGTAGLTALKEAQRYTDDIMLVNAGPYGTTCARVGCMPSKALLEVAHAVGRRDWLAQVGVGGTDALAVDLPMVMAHVRVLRDRFIAGPIELAKSLGECSIHGKATFLDPHTVDVEGVRIQAETIIIATGTRPFVPDSWRAFGSRVVTSDEVFELKAPKRRVGVVGLGPIGLELGQAFAQLGCEVHAFTRGPHVAGLRDEEVNASLVEVLTKQMTVITEADVSLHEGGDHIIVEGGNHRAEVDWVLASLGRRPNIEGLGLECLGVELDSRGMPVFDAATLRVGDLPIYIAGDVNGQRPLLHEAADEGRIAAYHALHPEAECLSRRAPLGIVFTEPGVGHAGQTSRALDEAGVDFVTGSTRFNKQGRALTAGRNYGTLKVYADAHDGRLLGVEMVAPDAEHMTQLLAWSIQQRLTLDQLLQMPFYHPTVEEGLRSALQSARRELGKRRTQPDLPLCHDRVDWALG from the coding sequence ATGACACGACGCACAAAAGTACTTATTCTTGGCGCTGGAACGGCGGGTCTAACCGCACTCAAGGAAGCGCAACGCTATACCGACGATATCATGCTTGTGAATGCCGGGCCTTATGGTACCACCTGCGCTCGGGTTGGCTGCATGCCCTCGAAAGCGCTGCTCGAAGTTGCGCATGCTGTTGGCCGGCGTGACTGGCTTGCGCAGGTCGGCGTCGGCGGTACTGACGCACTCGCGGTCGATCTGCCGATGGTGATGGCGCATGTGCGGGTGCTGCGCGACCGTTTCATAGCAGGCCCCATCGAACTCGCCAAATCTCTGGGTGAGTGCAGCATTCACGGCAAAGCAACATTTCTCGATCCTCACACGGTCGACGTTGAGGGCGTGCGTATTCAGGCTGAAACGATCATTATTGCGACGGGCACCCGTCCCTTCGTGCCCGATTCCTGGCGAGCTTTTGGATCGCGTGTCGTTACCTCCGACGAGGTGTTTGAACTGAAGGCTCCGAAGCGGCGAGTGGGTGTCGTGGGTCTTGGCCCGATCGGGCTTGAACTCGGTCAGGCGTTTGCGCAGCTGGGCTGCGAGGTGCATGCCTTTACGCGCGGACCACACGTCGCCGGCCTGCGCGATGAAGAGGTCAATGCCAGTCTGGTCGAGGTGCTTACGAAACAGATGACGGTGATTACTGAAGCTGATGTATCTCTTCATGAGGGCGGTGATCACATCATCGTTGAGGGCGGTAATCATCGCGCCGAAGTCGATTGGGTGCTCGCTTCGCTCGGTCGGCGGCCCAATATTGAAGGGCTCGGGCTGGAGTGTTTGGGCGTGGAGCTGGATAGCAGAGGGATGCCGGTTTTTGATGCGGCGACACTGCGGGTAGGTGATTTACCGATCTATATCGCTGGTGACGTGAATGGCCAGCGGCCGCTGTTGCATGAGGCCGCCGACGAGGGTCGTATTGCCGCCTATCACGCGCTTCACCCCGAAGCCGAATGCCTCTCACGACGTGCGCCTTTGGGCATTGTATTCACAGAACCTGGCGTAGGACATGCCGGACAGACCTCCCGCGCGCTCGACGAGGCAGGAGTTGATTTTGTCACCGGCTCTACGCGTTTCAACAAGCAGGGGCGTGCGCTTACGGCGGGGCGTAATTACGGTACGCTCAAGGTTTATGCGGATGCGCACGATGGACGACTACTGGGGGTTGAAATGGTGGCGCCAGACGCGGAACACATGACACAGCTGCTGGCCTGGTCAATCCAACAAAGGCTGACTCTCGATCAGTTATTGCAGATGCCCTTTTATCACCCCACGGTGGAGGAAGGCTTGCGCAGCGCACTGCAGTCAGCGCGACGTGAGCTCGGGAAACGGCGCACACAACCTGATCTGCCACTGTGTCATGACCGCGTCGATTGGGCTTTGGGTTAA
- a CDS encoding acetate/propionate family kinase, with translation MTDTILVLNAGSSSIKFALYASMGIGQPPLISGKITSIGRAPEFIVSDSRGNALAESGLGTIEKSATHGELTLRFLDWLKRHDQGTRLVAVGHRVVHGGRNFTGPVVISTEVVEELEQLASLAPLHQPHNLAAIRAISDWAPGLAQVACFDTSFHRSQPRLAQLFALPRALSEEGVIRYGFHGISYQYIASQLPDYLGARADGRVVVAHLGNGASMCALKQRRSIASSMGFTALDGLMMGQRCGSLDAGVVLYLLQNQGMSVDEVQHLLYHQSGLLGVSGISNNMQVLRESSDPRAREAIDLFCYRAACELGALIIALQGLDSIVFTAGIGENAAVVRQLICDHLTWLGVELDHAANDANASRISSPNSKVDVLVIPTNEERVIAEATHALVANSKIRLGVTR, from the coding sequence ATGACTGACACTATCCTGGTACTTAACGCCGGTTCATCCAGCATCAAGTTTGCGCTCTATGCTTCGATGGGGATTGGTCAGCCACCGCTGATTAGTGGCAAGATTACAAGTATCGGACGCGCCCCGGAATTTATTGTTAGTGATTCCAGGGGGAATGCTCTGGCAGAGAGCGGTCTGGGGACGATTGAAAAATCTGCCACCCATGGCGAGTTGACGCTTCGATTTCTGGATTGGCTTAAGCGTCATGATCAGGGAACCCGGCTCGTTGCCGTCGGCCATCGAGTGGTTCATGGTGGCCGTAACTTCACTGGCCCGGTTGTGATCAGTACAGAGGTTGTGGAGGAACTGGAACAGCTGGCATCACTTGCTCCGCTGCACCAACCCCACAATCTGGCGGCGATCAGGGCCATTTCCGACTGGGCTCCCGGGCTCGCCCAGGTCGCTTGTTTTGATACCAGTTTTCACCGCAGCCAGCCGCGCCTTGCACAGCTGTTTGCCCTGCCACGGGCGTTAAGCGAAGAGGGTGTGATCCGGTACGGCTTTCATGGTATTTCCTATCAATACATAGCCAGCCAGTTACCGGATTATCTTGGTGCGCGGGCTGATGGCCGGGTCGTGGTGGCCCATCTGGGTAACGGCGCCAGCATGTGCGCACTGAAACAACGCCGCAGTATTGCCAGTAGTATGGGCTTTACTGCGCTAGATGGGCTGATGATGGGGCAACGCTGTGGTTCGCTCGATGCCGGAGTTGTATTGTACTTGCTGCAAAATCAAGGCATGAGTGTCGACGAGGTGCAGCACCTGCTCTATCACCAGTCCGGTTTACTCGGCGTGTCCGGTATCAGCAATAACATGCAGGTACTACGGGAAAGTTCAGACCCCCGTGCCCGTGAAGCGATTGATCTGTTCTGTTATCGTGCTGCCTGTGAACTTGGCGCACTGATCATCGCATTACAGGGGCTCGACAGCATTGTGTTTACCGCCGGCATTGGAGAAAACGCCGCCGTGGTGCGCCAACTGATTTGTGATCATTTGACCTGGCTTGGCGTTGAGCTTGATCACGCTGCAAATGACGCCAACGCTAGCAGGATTAGCAGCCCGAACTCCAAAGTCGACGTGTTGGTTATACCAACCAACGAGGAGAGGGTTATTGCTGAAGCCACGCACGCACTGGTTGCTAATTCGAAGATTAGGCTGGGAGTAACCAGATGA
- a CDS encoding transposase, with amino-acid sequence MTNTPPSGRKRTQRDYNLGFKLAVVEQIEKGEMTYKQAQKAYGIQGRSTVLVWLRKHGKLDWSIPTELPMSQSKETPAQQIKRLEKELEDERLRILVLEGMVDIKHHIQPSMTDGYDCYQNALAERVNGILKQEFLLYRCKTFEDLRVLVAESIDTYNRLRPHLSLGMKTPEEVHKKAGCEWQPA; translated from the coding sequence ATGACTAATACTCCCCCTTCCGGTCGAAAACGCACTCAGCGTGATTATAATCTGGGCTTTAAATTGGCGGTGGTTGAGCAGATAGAAAAAGGCGAAATGACCTATAAACAGGCTCAGAAGGCCTACGGTATCCAGGGGCGGAGCACGGTACTGGTTTGGCTTAGAAAACATGGTAAATTAGATTGGTCAATCCCCACTGAGTTACCCATGAGCCAATCCAAAGAAACTCCCGCACAACAAATCAAACGCCTGGAAAAAGAACTGGAAGATGAGCGCCTTCGTATCCTTGTTCTTGAGGGTATGGTGGATATTAAGCATCATATTCAGCCTTCGATGACGGATGGTTATGATTGTTATCAGAATGCATTGGCTGAACGCGTCAACGGCATTTTAAAACAGGAGTTTTTACTTTATCGCTGTAAAACGTTTGAAGATCTAAGGGTGTTAGTGGCAGAATCCATCGACACCTATAATCGATTGAGGCCGCACTTGAGCCTTGGCATGAAAACACCAGAAGAAGTGCATAAAAAAGCCGGTTGCGAATGGCAACCGGCTTAA
- a CDS encoding F0F1 ATP synthase subunit gamma: MAQTLETLSRHSDTLTSIRGIVHTMKTLSAINAAPYEHAARAIEAFHQTILQGFAAFAYRTGEIALRQDDALEHLTIVFGSDHGLCGNYNEILAEVVKQHFQVQTTSKQCLLCIGAQMNDALDDQGLTPAAILLPPASAEGIGRLAGDIVTRIDHFSQGQPLHHLAVTLAFTQRGDQGLREPVTLRLLPLEPELLQREKHWDSRSLPDYSMAADTLLSSLIRSHIFASVFRASAEAMVTENSARLALMQQAEQSVDERIEDVQGELRSVRQTDITTELMDVIIGFEALKKPRKQHSPG, from the coding sequence ATGGCCCAGACGCTTGAGACGCTTTCCCGACACAGCGACACTCTGACCAGCATTCGTGGTATTGTCCACACCATGAAAACCCTGTCTGCGATTAATGCTGCACCCTATGAGCACGCCGCCCGTGCGATCGAAGCCTTTCACCAGACCATACTCCAGGGGTTCGCTGCCTTCGCATACCGAACCGGCGAGATCGCTCTGCGCCAGGATGACGCGCTTGAGCATCTGACCATTGTGTTCGGCTCTGATCATGGCCTCTGTGGCAATTACAACGAGATTCTTGCGGAGGTGGTAAAGCAACATTTCCAGGTACAAACCACCAGTAAACAATGCCTACTCTGCATTGGTGCGCAGATGAACGATGCTCTGGATGATCAGGGCCTGACGCCCGCAGCCATCCTGTTACCGCCAGCATCTGCCGAAGGCATCGGCCGCCTTGCCGGCGATATCGTCACCCGGATCGATCATTTCAGTCAGGGCCAACCGCTGCATCATCTAGCCGTTACTCTGGCGTTTACCCAACGCGGCGATCAAGGCCTGCGTGAACCGGTGACTCTCAGGCTTCTGCCACTCGAACCTGAGTTGCTGCAGCGGGAGAAACACTGGGATTCACGCTCGTTGCCAGACTACAGCATGGCTGCGGACACCTTGCTGTCATCACTGATTCGCAGCCATATCTTTGCTAGCGTCTTCCGCGCTTCGGCAGAAGCCATGGTCACCGAAAATTCTGCTCGGCTGGCGCTGATGCAGCAGGCCGAACAGTCGGTGGATGAACGCATTGAAGATGTGCAGGGTGAATTAAGATCGGTACGGCAAACCGACATCACCACCGAACTGATGGATGTAATCATCGGTTTTGAGGCATTGAAAAAACCACGAAAACAGCATAGTCCGGGATAA
- a CDS encoding F0F1 ATP synthase subunit alpha: MMIETPSAEQFEVWREALLATPAPTPVVTEVGKVTEVGDGVVIVTGLARALADELLVFESGVRGIVLDLEPGRLGVILLGPSELITLGEDVRRTRKVVSVPVGAALLGRVVDAMGRPRDGLGAIAAVAEHPIEAEAPGILSRSAIFRPLATGIKAIDAAVPVGLGQRELIIGDRQSGKTSLAIDTILNQARSEVTCIYCAIGQRGDAVSRVIAALKKGNMMARSVVMSAGDEETPGLAYIAPYAAMAMAEYFSDQGRDVLVIFDDLTHHARSYRELSLLLRRPPGREAFPGDIFYVHARLLERAGQFTQEAGGGSITALPVVETQAENLAAYIPTNLISITDGQIYLSPRLVRKNQFPAVDLGLSVSRVGGKAQSRALREVAGNLRVTLSQFEELEDFARFGTRLDDVTRARLTRGAAVRTALRQAERDPMPAAEQLAVLIAALEGLFDALSEQQLTDIMVRIRAAVQNQLQVIDERISDNKGLNEEDRALIITTARNALAASRSATTSNPDEVSHGPDA, encoded by the coding sequence ATGATGATCGAAACGCCTTCAGCCGAGCAATTCGAGGTATGGCGGGAGGCCCTGCTGGCAACGCCTGCGCCCACCCCGGTAGTGACAGAAGTCGGCAAAGTGACTGAAGTGGGTGACGGTGTTGTGATCGTTACCGGCCTTGCCCGAGCACTGGCGGATGAGCTGCTGGTGTTTGAGAGCGGCGTGCGCGGCATAGTGCTGGATCTGGAGCCTGGCCGACTTGGTGTGATCCTGCTGGGGCCTTCCGAGCTCATTACCCTGGGCGAGGATGTCCGCCGCACACGTAAGGTGGTAAGTGTGCCGGTTGGTGCCGCACTGCTGGGGCGCGTGGTCGATGCCATGGGCCGCCCGAGAGACGGACTGGGGGCTATCGCGGCAGTGGCCGAGCACCCCATTGAGGCGGAAGCGCCGGGCATTCTCAGTCGCTCAGCCATTTTCCGACCGCTGGCAACCGGCATCAAGGCTATCGATGCCGCTGTACCCGTGGGCCTGGGCCAACGTGAGCTGATCATCGGTGATCGTCAGAGCGGTAAAACCTCCCTCGCTATAGACACTATACTCAATCAGGCGCGCTCAGAAGTTACCTGTATCTATTGCGCCATTGGTCAGCGTGGCGATGCCGTTTCCCGGGTAATTGCCGCGCTGAAAAAAGGCAACATGATGGCCCGTAGCGTGGTAATGTCAGCCGGTGATGAAGAGACCCCGGGGTTGGCCTATATCGCGCCTTATGCCGCTATGGCTATGGCCGAGTATTTTTCCGATCAGGGTCGGGATGTGCTGGTGATTTTTGATGACCTGACGCACCACGCTCGCTCCTACCGTGAGCTGTCACTGCTGTTGCGCCGGCCACCAGGGCGTGAGGCTTTTCCCGGTGATATCTTTTACGTTCATGCCCGCCTGCTGGAGCGGGCTGGCCAGTTTACCCAGGAAGCTGGCGGCGGTTCGATTACCGCTTTACCGGTGGTGGAAACCCAGGCCGAGAATCTCGCGGCTTATATTCCCACCAACCTGATCTCCATTACGGATGGCCAGATTTACCTGTCGCCACGGCTGGTGCGTAAAAACCAGTTTCCGGCCGTTGATCTGGGTTTGTCTGTCTCTCGGGTAGGCGGTAAAGCTCAAAGCCGGGCTCTGCGGGAAGTGGCCGGTAACCTGCGGGTTACGCTGTCTCAGTTTGAAGAGCTGGAGGATTTTGCGCGCTTCGGCACACGACTGGATGACGTCACGCGCGCGCGCCTCACCCGGGGTGCAGCCGTTCGCACCGCACTGCGCCAGGCCGAGCGTGATCCGATGCCCGCCGCGGAGCAACTGGCGGTTTTGATTGCGGCACTTGAAGGTCTATTCGATGCTTTGTCAGAGCAACAACTGACCGATATCATGGTCCGCATTCGTGCCGCTGTGCAGAATCAGTTACAGGTCATCGACGAACGTATCAGTGATAACAAAGGATTGAACGAGGAAGACCGGGCGCTGATTATCACGACCGCACGCAATGCGCTTGCTGCAAGTCGTTCTGCCACCACCTCCAATCCAGACGAGGTCAGCCATGGCCCAGACGCTTGA